A DNA window from Maribellus comscasis contains the following coding sequences:
- a CDS encoding M3 family metallopeptidase: protein MSQENNTIQNNPLLETFNTPHETAPFGKIKDEHFLPAFQSSIKKGEAEIKAIFETEELPSFENTVAALDSAGRLLSRTAGVFFNLLNAETNDELQKIAEEVSPLLTKFQNDITLNPELFERIKSVYGQKENLNLTVEEETLLENTYQNFVRSGANLSEEQKEKFRKISTELSVLSLKFHQNVLKETNKYELHITDDTKLTGLPESALEAAAEKAKEKEKEGWIFDITAPSYLPFMKYADNRGLRKEMFLAYMSKSFKGDELDNQENVKKMVRLRLEMAQLLGYKNYADYVLERRMAMNAEGVYKLLEDLYTASFKVAKNEKQEVEEYAKVIGFEEEIMPWDWTYYSEKLKVKKFDLDDEKLKPYFELNRVIDGVFGLATELYGITFKPNNEIPVYHDEVIPYEVYDANGEFLSVLYADFHPRKGKQGGAWMNDFKGQWKEGEQDSRPHIVIVMNFTRPTETKPALLTFREVETFMHEFGHALHGMLTKCTFSGLSGTNVFRDFVELPSQILENWAVEKDFLDRFAVHYKTGDKIPEKLVEKIKASQNFLAGYLSVRQLSFGYLDMAWHTLKEPFDGNVKDFEEEAWKKTQIFPSIEGTCMSTQFGHLFAGGYAAGYYGYKWAEVLDADAFSVFKENGLFNKEVAASFRKNILEKGGTEHPMTLYKKFRGKEPTVDALLERSNMK, encoded by the coding sequence ATGAGTCAGGAAAACAATACAATACAAAACAATCCCCTTCTGGAAACATTTAACACTCCACACGAAACAGCGCCATTTGGAAAAATAAAAGATGAACATTTTTTACCTGCTTTTCAAAGTTCAATAAAAAAAGGAGAAGCTGAAATAAAAGCCATTTTTGAAACTGAAGAACTACCTTCTTTTGAAAATACTGTTGCAGCTCTTGATAGCGCAGGACGTTTATTAAGTCGGACTGCCGGCGTATTTTTTAATCTTTTAAATGCAGAAACCAACGACGAACTCCAAAAAATTGCAGAGGAGGTTTCCCCTCTCTTAACCAAATTTCAAAATGATATTACGCTCAATCCCGAACTTTTTGAACGTATTAAATCGGTTTATGGACAAAAAGAAAACCTGAATTTGACGGTTGAAGAGGAAACCTTACTTGAAAACACCTATCAAAACTTTGTTCGGAGCGGCGCGAATCTTTCTGAAGAACAAAAGGAAAAGTTCCGTAAAATCAGCACTGAGTTATCGGTTCTTTCGCTTAAGTTTCACCAAAACGTACTTAAGGAAACCAATAAATACGAACTGCACATTACAGACGACACCAAGCTGACAGGTCTTCCTGAAAGTGCGCTGGAGGCAGCGGCCGAAAAAGCAAAAGAGAAAGAAAAAGAAGGCTGGATTTTTGATATTACTGCACCCAGCTACCTTCCATTTATGAAATATGCGGATAACCGCGGGTTACGAAAAGAAATGTTTTTGGCTTACATGTCAAAATCGTTTAAAGGCGATGAACTCGACAATCAGGAAAATGTAAAAAAAATGGTTCGCCTGCGTCTGGAAATGGCTCAGCTTTTGGGATATAAAAATTATGCCGATTATGTATTGGAACGCCGGATGGCAATGAATGCCGAAGGAGTATACAAACTTCTGGAAGATTTGTATACTGCCTCCTTTAAAGTGGCTAAAAATGAGAAGCAAGAAGTAGAAGAATATGCGAAAGTCATTGGCTTTGAAGAAGAAATCATGCCCTGGGACTGGACCTATTACAGCGAAAAATTAAAAGTTAAAAAATTCGATTTGGATGATGAAAAGCTAAAACCCTATTTCGAACTCAACCGGGTGATCGACGGAGTTTTTGGATTGGCAACCGAACTGTATGGAATAACTTTTAAACCAAATAATGAAATTCCGGTGTACCACGATGAAGTAATCCCCTATGAAGTTTACGATGCCAACGGAGAGTTTCTTTCGGTGTTATATGCTGATTTTCATCCGCGTAAAGGGAAACAGGGCGGTGCATGGATGAACGATTTTAAAGGACAATGGAAAGAAGGCGAACAGGATTCACGACCACACATCGTAATTGTAATGAACTTTACACGTCCGACAGAAACGAAGCCGGCGTTGCTAACTTTCAGAGAAGTGGAAACCTTTATGCACGAGTTTGGCCATGCACTTCACGGAATGTTAACAAAATGTACTTTTTCGGGACTATCAGGCACAAATGTTTTCCGCGATTTTGTGGAGCTTCCTTCGCAAATATTGGAAAATTGGGCGGTAGAAAAAGATTTTCTTGATCGTTTTGCCGTTCATTACAAAACCGGTGATAAAATTCCTGAAAAACTGGTGGAAAAAATCAAAGCTTCTCAAAACTTTCTGGCAGGTTATCTTTCTGTTCGGCAATTAAGTTTTGGCTATCTTGATATGGCATGGCATACACTGAAAGAACCTTTTGATGGGAATGTTAAAGATTTCGAAGAAGAGGCCTGGAAGAAAACCCAGATTTTTCCTTCTATTGAAGGTACTTGTATGAGTACGCAGTTTGGGCATTTGTTTGCCGGAGGATACGCCGCCGGATATTACGGCTACAAATGGGCCGAAGTGCTGGATGCAGATGCCTTTAGTGTTTTTAAAGAAAATGGATTATTTAATAAAGAAGTAGCGGCTTCTTTCCGTAAAAATATTTTAGAAAAAGGCGGCACTGAACATCCGATGACCCTGTATAAAAAATTCCGGGGGAAGGAACCAACTGTAGATGCATTACTTGAACGAAGCAACATGAAATAA
- a CDS encoding class I SAM-dependent methyltransferase, with amino-acid sequence MNYTDINRKLWDKRTETHFNSDFYDVKSFIAGKDSLNPIEIELLGNLKEKKVLHLQCHFGMDTISLSRRGAFSTGVDFSEKAIEKAKQLNKLTGTKTRFIQSDVYKPPELLNEKFDIVFTSYGVVGWLPDMKKWAETIHHFLKPGGEFIMAEFHPVVWMFSYDFKQIEFNYMDSNPIIEELEGTYTDGGVEIKEKSMCWNHGLSTVIDALVKTGMKLKDFKEYNYSPYNCFENTVKTGDRKFKIKGMEDKIPMVYSVKAQKE; translated from the coding sequence ATGAATTACACTGACATCAATAGGAAGCTCTGGGATAAAAGAACTGAAACCCATTTTAACTCTGACTTTTATGATGTTAAGTCCTTTATTGCAGGCAAAGATTCTTTAAATCCGATAGAAATCGAGCTGCTTGGGAATCTAAAGGAAAAGAAAGTTTTGCACCTGCAATGTCATTTTGGGATGGATACTATTTCACTTTCAAGACGTGGAGCTTTTTCCACGGGAGTAGATTTTTCTGAAAAAGCAATTGAGAAAGCAAAACAACTCAATAAGCTTACAGGAACAAAAACCAGGTTTATTCAAAGCGATGTGTATAAGCCTCCTGAACTTCTGAATGAAAAATTTGATATTGTCTTCACTTCTTACGGTGTGGTTGGCTGGCTGCCCGATATGAAAAAGTGGGCAGAAACGATTCACCATTTTCTAAAACCGGGAGGAGAATTTATAATGGCAGAGTTTCACCCCGTGGTTTGGATGTTTAGTTACGATTTCAAACAGATTGAATTTAACTACATGGATTCAAATCCGATTATAGAAGAATTGGAAGGAACCTATACTGATGGAGGTGTTGAGATCAAAGAAAAATCGATGTGCTGGAACCATGGCTTAAGCACGGTTATTGATGCACTTGTAAAAACAGGCATGAAACTTAAAGATTTTAAAGAATACAACTACTCACCCTACAATTGTTTTGAAAACACAGTAAAAACCGGGGACAGAAAGTTTAAAATAAAAGGTATGGAAGACAAAATACCAATGGTTTATTCAGTAAAAGCCCAAAAAGAATAA
- a CDS encoding amidohydrolase family protein, whose translation MKRKSHFLLLITIVFFACENKYYSVDNFPEVEKIDAHYHIYTNNNSSLEQAANDNFKLFAINTYSGGCERVVTAHQWLKELGEEKPDEFAYSATFCLDGWDDSAWVDNTISWIEQCVADGANSVKVWKNIGMEYRDKDSALIMIDDPKFDPIFEYLAKNNIPLVGHLGEPKNCWLPADEMTTKNDSGYFSRHPEYHMYLHPEFPSYEEQMAARDRMLEKNPDLVFIGCHLASLEWSVDTLAEFLDRFPNASVDMAARLGQVFYQTRDDRDKVRKFFVDYQDRLMYGTDVIDSGQEKEAFQEELHQTWLLDWEFLVTDKTMSSSLIDGDFQGLKLPKEVINKIYSENFKKWYKTF comes from the coding sequence ATGAAAAGAAAAAGTCACTTCCTTCTATTAATTACAATTGTGTTTTTTGCATGCGAGAATAAATATTACTCGGTTGATAATTTTCCCGAAGTTGAAAAAATTGATGCACATTATCATATTTATACAAATAATAACAGTTCGCTGGAACAGGCCGCGAATGATAATTTTAAATTGTTTGCAATAAATACCTATTCCGGGGGATGTGAACGGGTTGTAACTGCCCATCAGTGGTTAAAAGAGCTTGGAGAAGAAAAACCGGATGAGTTTGCATACTCAGCAACCTTTTGTTTGGATGGCTGGGATGACTCGGCTTGGGTTGATAATACCATTTCCTGGATAGAGCAATGTGTTGCTGATGGCGCCAATTCGGTAAAAGTGTGGAAAAATATTGGCATGGAATACCGCGATAAAGACAGCGCGCTTATTATGATTGACGACCCGAAATTTGATCCGATTTTTGAATATCTGGCTAAAAATAATATTCCGCTTGTGGGGCATTTAGGTGAACCCAAAAATTGCTGGCTGCCAGCTGATGAAATGACCACAAAAAACGACAGCGGTTATTTCTCACGTCACCCCGAGTATCATATGTATTTGCACCCGGAGTTCCCTTCATATGAAGAGCAAATGGCTGCCCGTGACAGAATGCTGGAGAAAAATCCGGATTTGGTTTTTATAGGTTGTCATCTGGCCAGTTTGGAATGGAGTGTGGATACGTTGGCTGAGTTCCTTGATCGATTCCCGAATGCTTCGGTTGATATGGCAGCGAGATTGGGGCAGGTTTTTTACCAAACCAGAGACGACCGCGACAAGGTGAGGAAATTTTTTGTCGACTACCAGGACAGACTAATGTATGGAACCGATGTGATTGATAGCGGACAGGAAAAAGAAGCGTTTCAGGAAGAACTACACCAAACCTGGTTACTCGACTGGGAGTTTCTGGTGACCGATAAAACAATGAGTAGTTCTTTAATCGATGGTGATTTTCAGGGGCTCAAACTTCCCAAAGAGGTTATAAATAAAATATATTCCGAAAATTTCAAGAAGTGGTATAAAACTTTTTGA
- a CDS encoding nitroreductase family protein yields MIEILRNRRSIRNYSTKKIESEKIEILKEAILRSPSSKNINPWEFIFVDDLDKIQKLKGCKPHGVTPLATAPLAVIICADETKNDVWIEDCSIASILLQLTGQSLGLGSCWIQIRNRMYTNEISSEEYIKKMTNLPENFKVLSIVTLGYPAKTREGKSFEELQFEKIRNNNF; encoded by the coding sequence ATGATAGAAATTCTAAGAAACCGCAGAAGTATACGAAATTATAGCACTAAAAAAATTGAATCAGAAAAAATTGAGATTCTGAAAGAGGCAATATTGCGCTCTCCTTCTTCTAAAAACATAAATCCGTGGGAATTTATTTTTGTTGACGACCTGGATAAAATCCAAAAGTTAAAAGGATGTAAGCCACACGGAGTAACTCCACTGGCAACAGCACCTCTTGCAGTCATTATTTGTGCAGATGAAACCAAAAACGATGTTTGGATTGAAGACTGCTCCATCGCATCCATTTTGCTTCAACTAACGGGCCAGTCGCTTGGATTGGGAAGTTGTTGGATTCAAATTCGCAACCGGATGTATACAAACGAGATTTCTTCTGAAGAATACATAAAGAAGATGACAAATCTTCCTGAGAATTTTAAGGTACTGAGTATTGTAACTCTTGGTTATCCTGCAAAAACCAGGGAAGGAAAATCGTTTGAAGAATTGCAGTTTGAAAAAATCAGAAATAATAATTTCTGA
- a CDS encoding transglycosylase domain-containing protein, with translation MSEKKKKYTKYIIAFWSVIGLGILGVFLLFFMIAKGKLGFMPSFEELENPQNNLASEIYSADGKVLDKYFIRENRTYVDYENLPEDLIDALIATEDVRFYNHSGIDLRGLVRVVKGIVTRNTSSGGGSTLSQQLAKMLFPRDAMENGLQLALRKFKEWVIAVKLERSYTKEEIILMYLNKYDYLNNAVGIKTAAQVYFSVQPDSLQLHQSAMLVGMAKNSSLYNPVRRPELVLQRRNVVLNQMFKYGYISKEVRDSVKQLALDLDYHKVDYKSGAAPYFREYLRLTMTAKKPVRENYASWQGQKFIEDLDEWENNPLFGWCNKNVKPNGENYDLYNDGLKIYATIDSRMQKYAVEAIEQHLRYDLQPLFDGSMQDLNNPPFANNMTAGETEDLLDRSIRQSERYRVLRLQGMNFKEIKENFKKPVEMTVFSWQGERDTVMTPLDSIKYYLRYFRSSFMATDTETGAVRAYVGGPNYKYFMYDMVKDGKRQVGSTVKPFLYTLAMQNGLTPCTKVPYVSQQFQMPDGTIYEPKDSDVDEEKDGQLVTLKWGLANSKNRISAWVLKQFSPQAVVEVMKRLGVYSPIDPVPSMFLGTSDITLYEMVGAFTTYANLGVFIKPYFVTRIEDKHGNVIATFQPEKHEAIDEQTAYLMLNLMQSVINDGTGVRLRFSNLWRDRVTKEYGDFAVPIAGKTGTTQNHSDGWFIGVTPKLAGGVWTGADLRSIHFRSLGSGQGANMALPIWGYFYKKVLADPTLGITEEQEFKKPLNFTIDLDCDEEEDSNSPTDFNDFF, from the coding sequence ATGTCAGAAAAGAAAAAAAAATATACAAAATATATTATTGCTTTCTGGTCGGTTATAGGTTTGGGGATACTTGGAGTTTTTCTTTTGTTTTTTATGATTGCAAAAGGGAAGCTGGGTTTTATGCCCAGTTTTGAAGAACTCGAGAACCCGCAAAACAATTTAGCTTCAGAAATTTATTCGGCAGACGGGAAAGTACTTGACAAGTATTTTATCAGGGAAAATCGTACATATGTGGATTATGAGAATTTGCCTGAAGATTTGATTGATGCTTTAATCGCTACAGAGGATGTTCGTTTTTACAATCACTCCGGGATTGATTTACGCGGCTTGGTGCGTGTTGTAAAAGGAATCGTTACACGCAATACCAGTTCGGGAGGTGGAAGTACATTGAGTCAGCAGCTGGCAAAAATGTTATTTCCCCGCGATGCAATGGAAAATGGCCTGCAACTGGCGCTTCGTAAATTTAAGGAATGGGTAATTGCTGTTAAACTTGAGCGCAGTTATACAAAAGAGGAAATTATTTTAATGTATCTGAACAAATACGACTATTTAAACAATGCGGTTGGGATAAAAACCGCAGCTCAGGTATATTTTAGTGTTCAGCCCGATTCGTTGCAACTGCATCAGTCTGCGATGTTGGTTGGGATGGCAAAAAATTCATCGCTTTATAATCCGGTACGCCGCCCCGAATTGGTTTTACAAAGAAGAAATGTTGTTCTGAATCAAATGTTTAAATACGGATACATTTCTAAAGAAGTAAGGGATTCTGTAAAACAACTAGCGCTCGATTTGGATTATCACAAAGTAGATTATAAAAGTGGAGCAGCACCTTATTTCAGGGAATATTTGCGTTTAACGATGACGGCCAAAAAACCTGTACGCGAAAATTACGCATCGTGGCAAGGTCAGAAATTTATTGAAGATCTGGATGAATGGGAAAATAATCCGCTATTTGGATGGTGTAATAAAAATGTAAAACCCAATGGTGAAAACTATGATCTGTATAATGACGGGTTAAAAATTTATGCAACCATCGATTCAAGGATGCAAAAGTATGCCGTTGAGGCCATTGAGCAACACCTTCGTTACGATCTTCAACCACTGTTTGACGGGAGTATGCAAGACCTGAATAATCCGCCTTTTGCAAACAATATGACGGCCGGGGAGACTGAAGATTTACTTGACAGAAGTATCAGGCAAAGCGAACGTTACCGGGTTCTTCGTTTGCAGGGAATGAATTTCAAAGAAATAAAAGAGAATTTCAAAAAGCCGGTTGAAATGACCGTTTTTTCATGGCAGGGAGAGAGGGATACGGTAATGACTCCTTTGGATTCAATTAAATACTATTTGCGCTATTTCCGATCTTCATTTATGGCTACCGATACAGAAACGGGAGCTGTGCGAGCTTATGTGGGCGGGCCAAATTACAAGTATTTTATGTATGACATGGTAAAAGACGGAAAACGCCAGGTGGGTTCTACTGTAAAGCCGTTTTTATACACTCTTGCCATGCAAAACGGCTTAACGCCTTGTACCAAGGTTCCTTATGTTAGTCAACAGTTTCAAATGCCCGATGGTACCATTTATGAACCCAAAGACTCTGATGTGGATGAAGAAAAAGATGGTCAGTTGGTTACATTGAAATGGGGGCTGGCAAATTCGAAAAACCGCATTTCGGCGTGGGTGTTAAAACAGTTTAGTCCGCAGGCTGTGGTTGAAGTTATGAAACGACTTGGTGTTTACAGTCCGATTGACCCTGTTCCTTCTATGTTCCTCGGAACTTCCGACATTACGCTTTACGAAATGGTGGGAGCTTTTACTACCTATGCAAATCTGGGCGTTTTTATAAAACCCTATTTTGTTACCCGTATTGAAGATAAACACGGAAATGTAATTGCAACATTTCAACCTGAAAAACATGAGGCCATTGATGAACAAACTGCTTACCTGATGTTGAATTTGATGCAGAGCGTAATAAATGATGGAACGGGTGTTCGGTTACGATTTTCAAATCTTTGGCGTGATAGAGTGACGAAGGAATATGGTGACTTCGCTGTGCCGATTGCCGGTAAAACAGGGACAACACAGAACCACTCCGATGGCTGGTTTATTGGGGTGACCCCAAAACTGGCCGGAGGTGTCTGGACAGGTGCCGATCTGCGAAGCATTCATTTCCGTTCCCTTGGAAGCGGACAGGGAGCAAATATGGCACTTCCAATCTGGGGGTATTTTTACAAAAAAGTTTTAGCCGACCCTACCCTGGGAATTACAGAAGAACAGGAATTTAAAAAGCCACTTAATTTTACAATTGATCTCGATTGCGATGAAGAGGAAGATTCAAATTCTCCGACCGACTTTAATGATTTCTTTTAG
- the topA gene encoding type I DNA topoisomerase, translating to MHKNLVIVESPAKAKTIEKFLGDGYFVTSSMGHVRDLEKKDFGIDIEKKYHPKYIITPDKKKVVTELRKLSKDAEMVWLASDEDREGEAIAWHLKEVLKLKPENTKRIVFHEITKDAILNAVENPRSIDENLVNAQQARRVLDRIVGFEVSPVLWKKVKPSLSAGRVQSVAVRLIVEREREIINFKSESSFRVNGYFLVEDKDGKQTELKSELSKRFDKREEAFAFLEKCKSANFSVADVVKRPGKRSPAKPFTTSTLQQEASRKLGFSVSQTMAVAQRLYESGKITYMRTDSVNLSGLAINTSKQKIQELHGDKYVKIRNYKTKTKGAQEAHEAIRPTYMDNETVDGSGQEKRLYDLIWKRTIASQMADAELEKTTVTISISNTSEKFVATGEVLIFDGFLRVYIESTDDDNGSNGSGDVIIPPVKINDSLEMSSAVATQRFSQRPPRFTEASLVKRLEELGIGRPSTYAPTITTIQNRNYVVKEDRPGVERSYDVLTLRKQNISEKTKTEITGAEKSKLFPTDVGMVVNDFLIDNFQQIMDYNFTAKVEKEFDDIAEGKKIWNEMIDAFYQPFHENVEDALKNSERSKGERILGIDPKTEKEVSVKIGRFGPVAQLGQASTDGEGEKPQFASLRTGQHLETITLEEALELFKLPRELGEYENKKVTVAIGRFGPYVRHDNKFVSLGKEDDPFSVKLDRAIELIEAKREKDRKAVIKVFEEEPDLRVLNGRWGPYISFKKKNYKIPKKTNAEELTLEDCMNIINNAPEPKSKRGRKK from the coding sequence ATGCACAAAAACCTTGTTATTGTTGAGTCGCCGGCCAAAGCAAAAACCATAGAAAAATTTCTGGGGGATGGATATTTTGTAACCTCGAGTATGGGACATGTACGTGATTTGGAAAAGAAAGATTTTGGGATTGACATTGAAAAAAAGTATCACCCAAAATATATTATTACCCCCGATAAAAAGAAAGTTGTCACCGAACTTCGAAAGTTGTCGAAAGATGCCGAAATGGTGTGGTTAGCTTCCGATGAAGACCGCGAAGGGGAAGCAATTGCCTGGCATCTGAAAGAGGTTTTAAAACTCAAACCAGAAAACACAAAACGAATTGTTTTTCACGAGATTACAAAAGACGCGATTTTGAATGCGGTTGAAAATCCGCGCTCAATCGATGAAAATCTTGTAAATGCACAACAAGCGCGTCGCGTACTTGATCGGATTGTTGGTTTTGAAGTCTCACCCGTTTTATGGAAAAAAGTTAAACCATCATTATCAGCAGGAAGAGTGCAGTCGGTTGCCGTTCGTTTGATTGTAGAACGGGAAAGGGAAATCATCAATTTTAAAAGTGAGTCCTCTTTCCGGGTCAACGGTTATTTTCTTGTGGAAGATAAAGATGGGAAACAGACTGAATTAAAATCAGAGCTTTCCAAACGATTTGACAAGAGGGAAGAAGCTTTTGCTTTCCTTGAAAAATGCAAAAGCGCTAATTTTTCGGTTGCTGATGTAGTAAAACGACCAGGGAAAAGATCTCCGGCAAAACCATTTACAACATCAACTCTGCAGCAGGAGGCCAGCCGGAAGCTCGGATTTTCAGTTTCGCAAACCATGGCTGTAGCTCAGCGTTTATACGAAAGTGGAAAGATTACATATATGCGTACCGATTCGGTAAACCTGTCGGGACTTGCCATCAATACTTCAAAACAAAAAATACAGGAGTTACACGGCGACAAGTACGTAAAAATCAGAAACTACAAAACAAAAACAAAAGGTGCACAGGAAGCGCACGAAGCCATCCGCCCGACTTATATGGATAATGAAACTGTTGACGGTTCGGGTCAGGAAAAACGTTTGTATGATTTGATTTGGAAACGAACAATTGCTTCGCAAATGGCAGATGCAGAACTCGAAAAAACAACAGTTACCATTTCCATATCGAATACCAGTGAAAAGTTTGTTGCCACAGGTGAAGTTTTGATTTTTGATGGATTTCTCAGAGTTTACATTGAATCGACAGATGATGACAATGGAAGTAACGGAAGTGGCGACGTAATTATACCTCCTGTAAAAATAAATGATTCCCTTGAAATGTCTTCGGCTGTTGCCACGCAACGTTTTTCGCAGAGACCTCCGCGTTTTACGGAAGCTTCTCTAGTAAAACGACTGGAAGAACTAGGCATTGGGCGTCCTTCTACCTATGCGCCAACCATCACAACCATTCAGAACAGAAATTACGTAGTTAAAGAAGATCGACCTGGAGTAGAACGCAGCTACGACGTTTTAACACTGAGGAAGCAAAATATTTCCGAAAAAACAAAAACTGAGATAACAGGTGCCGAAAAATCAAAACTTTTTCCAACTGATGTCGGAATGGTGGTAAACGACTTCCTGATTGACAACTTCCAGCAAATTATGGATTATAATTTCACCGCAAAAGTGGAAAAAGAATTTGACGACATTGCAGAGGGAAAAAAGATTTGGAACGAGATGATTGATGCCTTCTATCAGCCATTTCATGAGAATGTTGAAGACGCTTTAAAAAACTCTGAGCGGTCCAAGGGAGAACGTATATTGGGAATTGACCCAAAAACAGAAAAAGAAGTTTCAGTAAAAATTGGCCGCTTTGGCCCGGTTGCTCAATTGGGGCAGGCATCAACCGACGGAGAAGGTGAAAAACCGCAATTCGCCAGTTTACGAACCGGACAACACCTCGAAACAATAACTTTGGAAGAAGCACTGGAATTATTTAAACTCCCGCGCGAATTGGGAGAATATGAAAATAAAAAAGTTACTGTTGCCATTGGTCGTTTTGGACCATATGTGCGGCATGACAATAAATTTGTATCCCTCGGAAAAGAAGATGATCCTTTTTCAGTTAAACTTGACAGAGCCATCGAGCTGATAGAAGCTAAACGGGAAAAGGACAGAAAAGCTGTGATTAAAGTGTTTGAAGAGGAACCGGATTTAAGAGTTCTGAATGGAAGATGGGGACCATATATTTCGTTCAAAAAGAAAAATTATAAAATTCCCAAAAAAACAAATGCTGAGGAATTAACCCTGGAGGATTGTATGAATATAATCAACAATGCTCCGGAGCCAAAATCAAAACGTGGTCGAAAAAAATAA
- a CDS encoding arginase family protein has protein sequence MDVRQYFEPIDFSKYSGKFKDSWKYSVGQTIEKSTQKVTPANIHKIEVAVFSVPFYNGTWKSSKTNPTEKIREELYQLSTIDRKLNIVDFGQLKKTKSQKGAFLAVRDIIEYFTELNIVALLIGGSQDVTVGICEAFKSETFFSLTSVDSLLDIKKGRETFSATNFLTRIFQKNPQIFQFNLVGYQTHLVPKELFSKTKGFGTHVRLGLLHEDSINAEPVFRNTDVLSFDTNVLKYSEIGGNRIKNPNGLYSEEACQLAKYAGLSNKLKVFGIFETDWDKDNNGISLKLSAQIIWYFLEGFLNRVQKEKEIPENLQMYKVEVKEIDEPIVFYKCTETARWWFEIQSTKGNKHLIACSKKEYDEASGDEIPENWLKFVQKIDELSK, from the coding sequence ATGGACGTACGACAATATTTTGAACCGATTGATTTTTCGAAGTACTCCGGCAAATTCAAAGACAGCTGGAAATACTCAGTGGGCCAAACCATTGAAAAATCAACTCAGAAAGTAACACCGGCCAATATTCACAAAATTGAAGTGGCTGTATTTAGCGTCCCCTTTTATAATGGAACATGGAAAAGCAGTAAAACAAATCCAACAGAAAAAATCAGAGAAGAGCTATACCAGCTTTCAACAATTGACAGAAAGTTAAACATTGTTGACTTTGGCCAACTAAAAAAAACAAAAAGTCAAAAAGGAGCTTTTCTCGCGGTACGCGATATTATCGAATATTTTACTGAATTAAACATCGTGGCTTTATTAATTGGTGGCAGCCAAGATGTAACAGTTGGAATTTGTGAAGCATTTAAAAGTGAAACCTTTTTTTCTCTTACATCTGTTGATTCGTTACTTGATATAAAGAAAGGCAGGGAAACCTTTTCAGCCACCAATTTTTTAACCAGGATTTTTCAAAAAAATCCGCAAATTTTTCAATTTAATCTTGTCGGATATCAAACACACCTTGTTCCCAAAGAGCTTTTTTCCAAAACAAAAGGGTTTGGCACGCATGTGAGACTTGGACTTTTGCACGAGGATTCCATAAATGCAGAACCTGTTTTTCGCAATACAGATGTTCTTTCGTTTGATACCAATGTGTTAAAGTATTCTGAAATTGGTGGAAATCGGATTAAAAACCCGAACGGATTATATAGTGAAGAAGCCTGCCAGTTGGCAAAATATGCAGGCCTGAGTAATAAATTGAAAGTTTTTGGTATTTTTGAAACCGATTGGGATAAAGATAATAACGGGATATCACTTAAACTTTCGGCTCAGATTATCTGGTATTTTCTGGAAGGATTTCTTAACAGAGTACAAAAAGAAAAGGAAATACCTGAAAATCTGCAGATGTACAAAGTAGAAGTAAAAGAGATTGACGAGCCAATTGTATTTTACAAATGTACAGAAACGGCGCGGTGGTGGTTTGAGATTCAATCTACAAAAGGAAATAAACACTTAATTGCCTGTTCAAAGAAAGAATATGATGAAGCATCGGGTGATGAAATACCAGAGAATTGGTTAAAGTTTGTTCAAAAAATAGATGAATTGTCAAAATAA